The sequence CGACCTTGACGATCAGGCCGCCGAGGATCGACGGATCGACGGTAACGGAAATCGTCACATCCTTGCCGGTAACGCTCTTCAGCGCCGCTTTCAGTTCAGTTTCCTGCGCCTCGTCGAGCGCATGTGCCGAGGTGACCTCGGCGGTGATTTCGCCGCGGTGGTCGGCGGCAATGGCACGGTAGGCGCGGATCATGCCGGGAACGGCAAAGAGACGGCGGTTATTCGCAACGACCTTGAGGAAATTAACAGCAAGACCGGCAATGCCGGCCTTCTCGCAGATCGCGGTGATTGCCTTGAACTGATCCTCGGCGGAAAACACCGGGCTCGCAACCAGACGCTTCAAATCGTCGCTTTCGTCGAGAAGTGCGCCGAACTTGTCCAGATCGACCCCAACCGCTTCAACCGCACCCGCTTCCAAAGCAAGCTCGAAAAGCGACGACGCATACCTTTCCGCTACACCGGATGTTCCCTGGGAGGTGTCTGCCACGGGCACTTTTTCCCTGCTAATCATCCAAGATCGTCAGCGATGGGGATCCATCACATCAAATTCTTGAAATCGTTTCAATTTCCCCGAAAAAGACCGGAATTCCCCCCTGTCTTTTCCCAATTTCGCGGTCCGTCTAGCATAGGACGCCGGGACTCGCAACACGCGTAATAGCGGAAAGCGCCGTTTGGGCAAGGGGGAATGCGTTTAAATTTTCCGATTTCGCTCAGGATGCGGCATCTGTGCGTCACAAAAGGCAAAAAGCCCGCTTCAGACCAGCCCGAACACGTAGCTCAACGACAGTGCAGCGAGCAGAAAGTGTACAACCAGGAGTATGAAATTCCGCATGGTTGCGCCTCCGTCCGAGAGAATGGAGAGAATGCCGCCGAACACGCTGAGACCGAAAGCCGCACCGAAGGCGAGATAGACCATGGGCTGCGCCAGAAGCAGGGCGGCGGCGCCGAGACCGAGATAGAAGCCGGCAAGCGATGAGCGCACGAGCGCATAACCATCCCTGCGCTCACCCGACGGCTGCAGACCAAAGGCACGCAGCGTAATCCCCGGCGCAAACATGAAAAAAAGGCCCATCGCGGCCGAAACCACCGCCGCTCCGAAAGCCAGCTGCTCGCCGAACTCGGCGGGAAAATAAAACTCCATCTCGGTCCCCAAATCATTTTGACTGCCTGCTGCGTTATGACACGGTCATGACAGCGGGAAAACGCCCCGGCGGCAAAGTTCAAAGGAAACTTTGCGGATCGATATCGAGCTGAACATGCACGCTGCCGCGCTCTTTGGGGGCATTGGCCAGCAATGTGCGAAGGAAGGACTGCATATCGGAATTGCGCCGCCCATGCACCAGGAGACGGAAACGGTGGCGGCCGCGGATGAGCGCGAGCGGCGCTTCCGCCGGGCCGAGTAGCATGATGCCGGTAACCTGCGGGGCTGCGGCCCTTAAACCCCGCGCATGGGTTTCGGCCTCTCCGCGCGTATCGGCGGAAACGATGATCGAGGCGAGACGGCCGAAGGGCGGCAGAACGGCCTTTTCCCGCTCCACGATCTCCCTTTCGTAGAAGGCCGAGGCATCGCCCGAAACGATCGCCTGCATGACGGGATGCTGCGGCTGGTAGGTCTGCAGCAGACCATGGCTCTTCAACCCCGTGCGCCCGGCGCGCCCCGTCACCTGCGAGAGCAGCTGGAACGTTCGCTCTGCCGCGCGCGGATCGCCATTGGCAAGGCCCAGATCGGCATCAACGATGCCGACAAGCGTCATCAGCGGAAAATTATGCCCCTTGGCGACGAGCTGCGTGCCGATGACGATATCCGCCTCGCCCTTGACGATCGCCTCCAGCTCCAGCCGCAGGCGCTTGACACCCATGAGATCGGAGGAGAGCACGATGGTGCGGGCCTCGGGGAAATGTTTCTCCACCTCTTCGGCAATGCGCTCCACACCCGGCCCGCAGGCCACCAGATGATCGAAGGTGCCGCATTCCGGGCAATGATCGGGTGTCGGCTCGTTATGGCCACACTGGTGGCACTGCAGTTGATTGCGGAAACGATGCTCCACCAGCCAGCTGGAACATTGCGGGCACTGGAAACGGTGGCCGCAGACCCGGCAGAGCGTCAGCGGCGCATAACCACGGCGATTGAGGAAAAGCAGCGCCTGCTCGCCCTTTTCGATCGTCTTGCCGATGCCGCGCAGCAGGACGGGTGAAAGAAACCCTCCCCTTTCCGGCGGATGGCGGCGCATATCGACAAGATGCAGATCGGGCATCGCCGCATCGCCG comes from Rhizobium rhizogenes and encodes:
- a CDS encoding phage infection protein, translating into MEFYFPAEFGEQLAFGAAVVSAAMGLFFMFAPGITLRAFGLQPSGERRDGYALVRSSLAGFYLGLGAAALLLAQPMVYLAFGAAFGLSVFGGILSILSDGGATMRNFILLVVHFLLAALSLSYVFGLV
- a CDS encoding F0F1 ATP synthase subunit delta, with product MPVADTSQGTSGVAERYASSLFELALEAGAVEAVGVDLDKFGALLDESDDLKRLVASPVFSAEDQFKAITAICEKAGIAGLAVNFLKVVANNRRLFAVPGMIRAYRAIAADHRGEITAEVTSAHALDEAQETELKAALKSVTGKDVTISVTVDPSILGGLIVKVGSRQIDTSLRTKLSTLKLALKEVG